A DNA window from Drosophila sechellia strain sech25 chromosome X, ASM438219v1, whole genome shotgun sequence contains the following coding sequences:
- the LOC6612503 gene encoding uncharacterized protein CG3556, with protein MLSLSSPPWLLLLVLFFFANGSATVVSLAENVTLATLPSTSPISVSFSTTSSVVAPISTELENQTASSSSNLNTNNEASDEQTGNSNSNTSSHSRNISGLPSSNSNIDNANTNSSSVSSLSTTTAAISGVDQQESLILATPTALNGSGTPPEHQTIGQAPPTKGEQEAILRALDWLKEKRASDYGWGNDTHVVILAKELSGGRDPNDSVDGHVQVIQELEDTLSVKEMEIEILAMLDRHHTLPKPLDLDKLARYVLALGSLCKDPKHFHGHDLVATLQHHEPAQDIEFALTTLSACSSAAHVRKRQIRRLLDIASGVTDQSVDAIAMVILALRCIVTDHRHRHLQHFVRRPARGLASLQDQRGSFGSLRSTALAMQALQDLEYDPAGHWNRTAASRYILSRQRADGGWSEEPLQDGQEPDIGVGLTADIILALGWKGLGAVRALQCDHVIRESSDPTENGEPKLAVPFGLSSSAEESDAKNISYTYTLWVGSNVTESFSLSLVSPKNTSFFKAMTQAAEMDPRFIFEAREWPNGHYVHTLYGKKEEPRGYHYWLLYRLPELPDPNNTPGNQLIAPVGVDELMVEDGEHYLYWYKKL; from the exons ATGTTGTCGCTGTCGTCGCCGCCGTGGCTCTTGCTCCTCGTCCTTTTCTTCTTTGCAAATGGCTCGGCAACAGTGGTTTCCTTGGCGGAGAATGTGACTCTGGCGACGTTACCATCCACCTCGCCAATTTCCGTAAGCTTTAGCACGACCTCCTCGGTGGTGGCGCCCATTTCCACCGAATTGGAGAATCAaacagccagcagcagcagcaaccttAATACAAACAACGAAGCCAGCGATGAGCAAACTGgcaatagcaacagcaacacgaGCAGTCACAGCAGAAACATCAGTGGCttgcccagcagcaacagcaacattgaCAATGCCAACACCAACTCCAGTTCAGTTTCCTCTTTGAGTACAACGACAGCTGCCATTTCTGGTGTAGATCAGCAGGAGTCCCTCATCCTGGCAACTCCCACCGCCCTGAATGGCAGTGGTACACCCCCCGAGCATCAGACAATTGGTCAGGCACCGCCCACAAAGGGGGAACAGGAGGCCATCCTGCGAGCTTTGGATTGGCTCAAGGAGAAGAGGGCTTCGGACTACGGCTGGGGCAACGATACCCATGTGGTTATACTGGCCAAGGAGCTGTCCGGCGGCCGAGATCCCAACGATAGTGTGGATGGTCATGTGCAGGTCATCCAAGAGCTGGAGGATACGCTATCCGTGAAAGAAATGGAGATCGAGATCCTGGCCATGCTGGATCGCCATCATACACTCCCAAAGCCCCTGGATCTCGACAAGCTGGCCAGATACGTCCTGGCCTTGGGTTCCCTGTGCAAGGACCCGAAGCACTTCCATGGCCACGACCTGGTGGCCACACTGCAGCATCATGAGCCGGCCCAGGATATTGAGTTCGCACTGACTACTCTGTCGGCCTGCAGTTCGGCGGCCCATGTACGGAAACGCCAGATCCGACGGCTGCTGGACATTGCCAGCGGAGTGACGGACCAGAGCGTTGATGCCATTGCAATGGTGATCCTAGCCTTGCGATGCATCGTCACCGATCATCGCCATCGACATCTGCAACACTTTGTCCGACGACCGGCGAGGGGACTGGCCAGTCTGCAGGATCAGCGCGGCAGTTTCGGATCGCTTAGGAGCACTGCACTCGCCATGCAGGCTCTACAGGATTTGGAGTACGATCCGGCTGGACATTGGAACCGCACAGCCGCCTCGCGCTACATCCTGAGTCGCCAGCGAGCGGATGGAGGATGGAGCGAGGAACCGCTGCAGGATGGCCAGGAACCCGACATCGGTGTGGGCCTCACGGCGGACATCATCCTCGCTTTGGGCTGGAAGGGATTGGGTGCAGTGCGTGCACTGCAGTGCGACCATGTGATACGCGAAAGCAGTGATCCTACGG AAAACGGCGAGCCAAAGCTGGCGGTGCCCTTCGGACTTAGTTCCTCTGCAGAAGAGTCGGATGCCAAGAACATCTCCTACACGTACACACTTTGGGTGGGATCCAATGTGACCGAGTCCTTCTCCCTGTCACTCGTCTCACCCAAGAACACCAGCTTCTTTAAGGCCATGACCCAAGCGGCCGAAATGGATCCCAG ATTTATTTTCGAGGCGCGTGAATGGCCCAATGGTCACTATGTGCACACCCTGTATGGCAAAAAGGAGGAGCCTCGAGG GTATCACTACTGGCTGCTTTATCGATTGCCAGAGTTGCCCGATCCCAATAATACGCCCGGGAATCAGCTTATTGCGCCTGTTG GTGTGGACGAGCTAATGGTCGAGGATGGGGAGCACTATCTTTACTGGTACAAGAAGCTCTAA